GAAGAATAGATGCGGGCGGCGCGTTCCCCGTGCGCGGCGCAGGGCGAGGACGCTAAGTTGATGCGGCCGGGCGGACGCTCGGGGCGACAAGGACCGCACAACAACGCGCATGGAGCCGCGATGATCGAGCGTGAGGAGGCGCTGGCGATCCTGAGGGCGAACTTCGCCGAGCTGGAGACGATGGGCGTGGAGTCGATCGCCCTGTTCGGCTCCGTCGCACGCGGCGACGCTCGCCCGGACAGCGACGTCGACGTGCTGGTCGACGTCCGCCCCGGCGTGGGTTTCTTCGGCTTGTTCCGCGTCCAGGAGCGCCTGGAAGCGCTGCTCGGCACCCGCGTGGACCTCGTCGCCCGCGACGCCCTCAAGCCCTATCTCCGCGACCGCATCCTCGCCGAGGGGCTGGCCGCCGCCTGACCGGCACTTCGATCGCTGCCCGACATTTCCTCTCGCACTTCATTCCGTTCGATGGCCTACTTCCTCTTCGTGGATGAAAGCGGGCAGGACCACCGGGAATCTCCGTACGAGGTGCTGGCGGGCGTGGCGGTGGAGGACCGCGACCTGTGGAACCTGATCGTGGCGCTGCGCGGGGCCGAAACCCGCTGCTTCGGCCAGCGTTACACGCATGGACGAAGCGAGCTCAAGGCCAAGAAGCTCCTCAAGACGAAAGTCTTCCGCCACGCGGCCGCGGCACCGGCGCTCGAACCTGAAGAGCGCTGCCGGCTGGCTCGACACTGCTTGGACGAAGGCGCGGGCGCCACGCCGCTGGAGCTGGCAGCCCTTGCGCAGGCGAAGCTCGCCTTCGTGGACGAGGCGCTGGAGCTGTGCGCGCGATACCGCTGCAAGGTGTTCGCGAGCATCGTGCACCCGCAGGCGCCGCAGCCCGCCGCTCGCGAGCACCTGCGCAAGGACTACTCGTACCTGCTGGAGCGGTTCTTCTACTTCCTGGAGGACATCGATCCCGGCGCCAGCGGTATCGTGGTGTTCGACGAGCTGGAGCGTGTACAGAGTCACATCCTCGTCGACCAGATGAGCAGGTACTTCGCCGAGACGCACACGGGACGGCTGAGGGCGGGTAGGATCATCCCTGAGCCGTTCTTCGTGCACAGCGAGCTGACTACGGGCGTGCAGCTCGCCGATCTGGTGGCCTACATCATCTCGTGGGGATTCCGCCTGCCGCAGATGACCGCGCCTGCGCGGCCGGACATCGCCGCGCTGGCCGAACGGCTCAAGCAGATGCGGTACAGGGCGATTCGCGAGCGCATGGGCAACCCTGCGTTCGAGATCTGGAGCTTCGCCTGGATCAAGGACCTGCGCGTCAGGGAAGAGCTTGGAGAGGGATGATGGGGGGGAAAAGAAAAAGGCAATGCAGCGCCGTAGCGACTGCAAAGCCTCCGCATCCAACATACGGATCTGCAACGGATTGTCAACCCGGATGAACTCGAAACATAGATGAGTGCTTCAGATCGCTCCTTCGGCACCGCGCCACCGACCATCGTCACGCCGCCGCCGGGGCCGGAGTCGCACAGGCTGGGGGCGGAGCTGGCGCGGTACGAGTCGCCGAACGTGACGTACCTGGCGCCGGACTTCCCCGTGTTCTGGGCAGAGGCGCGCGGAGCGAACGTCCGCGACGTGGACGGGAACGTGTACGTGGACCTCACGTCCGCGTTCGCCGTCGCGTCGGCCGGGCACGCGCACCCGCGCATCGTGGAGGCGATCCGCGCGCAGGCGGGGCGGCTGGTGCACGGCATGGGCGACGTGCACCCGCCCGACGTGAAGGTCGACCTGCTGCGCGCGCTGGCCGAGGTCGCGCCCGCCGGCCTCAACCGCACCGTCCTCGCCAACTCCGGCGCCGAGGCGGTGGAGGCGGCGCTGAAGACCGCCGCCATCGCCACCGGCAAGCCGCGCGTGCT
The genomic region above belongs to Longimicrobiaceae bacterium and contains:
- a CDS encoding nucleotidyltransferase domain-containing protein — its product is MIEREEALAILRANFAELETMGVESIALFGSVARGDARPDSDVDVLVDVRPGVGFFGLFRVQERLEALLGTRVDLVARDALKPYLRDRILAEGLAAA
- a CDS encoding DUF3800 domain-containing protein is translated as MAYFLFVDESGQDHRESPYEVLAGVAVEDRDLWNLIVALRGAETRCFGQRYTHGRSELKAKKLLKTKVFRHAAAAPALEPEERCRLARHCLDEGAGATPLELAALAQAKLAFVDEALELCARYRCKVFASIVHPQAPQPAAREHLRKDYSYLLERFFYFLEDIDPGASGIVVFDELERVQSHILVDQMSRYFAETHTGRLRAGRIIPEPFFVHSELTTGVQLADLVAYIISWGFRLPQMTAPARPDIAALAERLKQMRYRAIRERMGNPAFEIWSFAWIKDLRVREELGEG